Proteins encoded by one window of Chryseobacterium foetidum:
- the msrB gene encoding peptide-methionine (R)-S-oxide reductase MsrB: MQDQAKNNPYYSRTETEKLNISNDEWRKILSPELYAISREAATERPFTGKYNEFDEPGEYYCAVCGNHLFRSNQKFMSSCGWPSFFEADKNGVKYNRDSSHGMERIEVVCKRCDSHLGHVFNDGPAPTGTRYCMNSISLEFVGDSESGK, from the coding sequence ATGCAAGACCAAGCAAAAAACAATCCATATTACTCAAGAACAGAAACTGAAAAACTGAATATTTCCAATGACGAATGGAGAAAAATTCTTTCACCAGAATTGTATGCGATTTCACGTGAAGCCGCCACAGAAAGACCTTTTACAGGAAAATACAATGAGTTTGATGAGCCCGGAGAATATTACTGTGCCGTTTGTGGGAATCATCTCTTCCGTTCCAACCAGAAATTTATGAGCAGCTGCGGATGGCCAAGTTTTTTTGAAGCTGATAAAAACGGAGTAAAATATAATCGGGATTCTTCTCACGGTATGGAAAGAATAGAAGTTGTTTGCAAACGTTGTGATTCTCATTTGGGTCATGTTTTCAATGACGGGCCGGCTCCCACAGGCACGCGATACTGCATGAATTCTATAAGTCTGGAGTTTGTAGGGGATTCAGAATCAGGGAAATAA
- a CDS encoding DUF445 domain-containing protein has protein sequence MNDELKRKQLNKYKAFATGLFVLMAIIFVVTTILQKTHDSHWIGYVRAFSEAAMVGALADWFAVTALFRHPLGLPIPHTNLIENSKEKLGDNLGSFVVSNFLSPQTIRPYIQKIKISNFVGEWLTKERNQEVLIKNLSDIILDILNKLDDAEVSRFISKKVSEMTDDIQLNKILGNGIIYLLDKNDHQKIVTNLSKQIKEYLIENDEMIKERVKKGSYSFIPSFVDKKIAEKIASGLSDFFREIEEDTNHEIRTLITEKIYEFSNDLKEDPKWIDEFKSIKNDFLNNQKLDEYANDIWVSIKKTLSTELQEEESSLKKYITKNLNEFSENLKTDEKLQNKIDNWVRVTAYKYILKNTHQAGNLISSTVGNWQGKELSEKLELEVGKDLQFIRVNGTLVGGLVGLIIYTISHFFI, from the coding sequence ATGAATGATGAACTGAAAAGAAAACAACTCAATAAATACAAGGCTTTTGCTACGGGACTCTTTGTTTTGATGGCAATTATCTTCGTTGTTACCACTATTTTACAGAAGACCCACGATTCTCATTGGATCGGCTACGTCCGTGCTTTTTCTGAAGCAGCAATGGTAGGCGCTTTGGCAGATTGGTTTGCGGTGACAGCACTTTTCCGTCATCCGCTCGGGTTGCCGATTCCGCATACAAATCTGATTGAAAACAGTAAAGAAAAACTGGGAGATAATCTGGGAAGTTTCGTGGTTTCTAATTTCCTTTCGCCTCAAACCATCCGTCCTTATATTCAGAAAATCAAAATATCCAACTTTGTGGGAGAATGGCTGACGAAAGAAAGAAATCAGGAAGTTTTGATTAAAAATCTTTCGGATATAATCTTGGATATTCTGAATAAACTGGATGATGCTGAAGTCAGCCGTTTTATCAGTAAAAAAGTGAGCGAAATGACCGATGATATTCAGCTGAATAAAATTTTAGGCAACGGAATCATATATCTTTTAGACAAAAACGACCATCAGAAAATCGTAACCAATCTTTCAAAACAAATCAAAGAATATTTGATTGAAAATGATGAGATGATTAAAGAAAGGGTGAAAAAAGGAAGTTATTCTTTCATTCCATCTTTTGTAGACAAAAAAATTGCTGAGAAAATTGCAAGCGGGCTATCTGATTTCTTCCGCGAAATAGAGGAAGATACCAACCACGAAATCAGAACTTTAATTACAGAAAAAATTTATGAGTTTTCAAATGATTTAAAAGAAGATCCAAAGTGGATTGATGAGTTTAAAAGCATTAAGAACGATTTTTTAAACAATCAAAAGCTTGATGAATACGCAAATGACATCTGGGTTTCAATTAAAAAAACATTGAGTACCGAACTTCAGGAAGAAGAATCTTCATTGAAAAAATACATTACCAAAAACCTCAACGAGTTTTCTGAAAACTTAAAAACCGACGAAAAACTTCAGAATAAAATCGACAACTGGGTGAGAGTAACGGCCTACAAATACATTCTGAAAAATACGCACCAAGCCGGAAACCTCATCAGTTCCACCGTCGGAAACTGGCAGGGCAAAGAACTGAGTGAAAAACTTGAATTAGAAGTCGGTAAAGACCTGCAGTTCATTCGTGTGAACGGAACTTTGGTTGGCGGTTTGGTGGGATTGATTATTTATACTATTTCGCATTTTTTTATTTAA
- a CDS encoding helix-turn-helix domain-containing protein → MQKEIPRLRGSAEVEKSLLLCKKVIKNYESLNDKKGKSEAYVVAANICMTLYRIKESFEYLELAEATNKSFKNPLIEAKIYAQYARNYDYLDYESLALENYGKAISILEVIKGENKDLEYMYSSRGFLYEKKNMYKSYYKDAQKAHYYYRSPYTSVRLAKYFILYEKKSDSARYYLDLGEKLYDEGSFREFQKALVERMNGRYHFYQKDYEKAISFYNESLKIYKKINNPSEIKEDYKLLYEAYKAIGDGKKEKEYLEKYTFINDSIEVIKKRNQEIPLKKVLKENKMAEEESKTSLYIIFLISLILFFITWLLTRKKYVEEAKDKEIIIQEKEIENQDLKQKVNESFEEIVQLAKENKPEFLTRFQEVYPEFTENLKELYPEINSEDLRFCALLKLNFSTKDIADYTFVTVRTVQTRKSRLRKKINIPSEQDIYLWINEI, encoded by the coding sequence TTGCAAAAAGAAATTCCAAGATTAAGAGGTTCGGCAGAGGTGGAAAAATCTTTACTTTTATGTAAAAAAGTCATTAAAAATTATGAATCTTTAAATGATAAAAAAGGAAAAAGTGAAGCTTATGTAGTTGCCGCAAATATTTGCATGACGCTTTACAGAATAAAAGAAAGTTTTGAATATCTTGAGCTTGCAGAAGCTACCAATAAAAGCTTTAAAAATCCACTTATAGAGGCAAAAATCTATGCCCAATATGCAAGAAATTATGATTATTTAGATTATGAATCGCTTGCATTGGAAAATTATGGCAAAGCCATTTCAATTTTAGAAGTCATAAAAGGTGAAAATAAAGATCTTGAATATATGTATAGTTCAAGAGGGTTTCTTTATGAAAAGAAAAACATGTACAAGTCGTATTATAAAGATGCGCAAAAAGCCCACTACTATTATCGGAGTCCTTATACGTCGGTGCGGCTTGCAAAATATTTTATACTGTATGAGAAAAAATCAGATTCAGCAAGATATTATCTTGACTTAGGAGAAAAGCTGTATGATGAAGGCTCATTTCGGGAGTTCCAAAAAGCGTTGGTGGAAAGAATGAACGGTAGATATCATTTTTATCAAAAGGATTATGAAAAAGCCATTTCTTTTTACAATGAATCTCTTAAAATCTATAAAAAAATTAATAACCCCAGCGAAATTAAAGAAGATTACAAACTGCTCTACGAAGCCTACAAAGCAATTGGCGACGGGAAAAAGGAAAAAGAATATCTGGAAAAATATACTTTCATCAATGACAGTATAGAAGTGATAAAAAAGAGAAATCAAGAAATTCCTTTAAAAAAAGTTCTGAAGGAAAATAAAATGGCCGAAGAAGAATCTAAAACAAGCCTCTATATTATCTTTTTGATATCCCTCATTTTATTTTTTATTACATGGCTTCTCACTCGCAAGAAATATGTTGAAGAGGCAAAAGATAAAGAAATCATAATTCAAGAAAAAGAAATAGAAAACCAAGATTTAAAACAAAAAGTGAATGAATCCTTCGAAGAAATTGTGCAATTGGCCAAAGAAAACAAACCCGAATTTCTAACCCGTTTCCAGGAAGTTTACCCCGAATTTACCGAAAATTTAAAAGAATTATATCCCGAAATCAACAGTGAAGATTTGCGGTTTTGTGCTTTACTAAAACTCAATTTTTCTACAAAAGATATTGCTGATTATACTTTCGTCACGGTAAGAACCGTGCAAACCCGAAAAAGCAGACTGAGAAAAAAAATCAATATTCCTTCTGAACAGGATATTTACCTGTGGATAAACGAAATATAA
- a CDS encoding GEVED domain-containing protein, whose protein sequence is MKTNFFLILIFQLISFNLGHAQFDCEGKTYSLSATTGEIRAFSNPLTSAALGTVINTTPHPATPTGTNGPNALGYSNATGKFYYVQVQGTASTNNTFVSYDPTTNTYATLAGTTGTIFRGTATNDGLGYYAITSTNVLKYYSITNNTWATIASNYVNQNGVSLNTLLNDNAGGDIAMDGNGNLWILAGGNGSPTAYVFRVKSAVPQTSMGSTPLVLEQVLKQNMGENPNGISFNSAGELYISNGTKLFRMNNNFTVSEIGNISPMGGQGDLASCAYPLNPFAISDFGDAPDSYKTLLSSNGPRHTASQYDATNNTASLMIGSTIDLEFDAYPNADANGDDNNNINDENSMVFPALTTATNTYTITVPVVNSTGTGATLRGWIDFNRNGTFDASEAVSVAVPNGATNAILSWSGLSGLSAGETYYRLRIAKNNADIILPTGSVFGGEVEDGRITITNANGCPVVMANLTPYNNGTAKSEAVFANNNISIGNNRLSLTHTTTLAASLFTPNRISDDHYNGETGIQIGHNQSSGLPESQKIVSTLSFNTPISLLSFTLSDIDYGDRVKVNAYDENNSLITLTPANYSIYNPANIGVSGNSFYDAQYPVVFEAASGTREGTVNVNFHGKKVSRVVFEFTDDAMQGAYTISKIAGEYCAVCYEDPTLVTGATYPVKHGITTLGRAGKTSSGTNNTASDWPMNKNSAFTVLESKSKGFVITRMTSDPAQSSAINHINKITNPVVGMMVFDTFADSGKGCLKIYTGPGTGEGWKCFNTQGCP, encoded by the coding sequence ATGAAAACAAATTTTTTTTTGATACTGATTTTTCAGTTAATCAGTTTTAATCTCGGACATGCTCAATTTGATTGCGAAGGGAAAACTTATAGTTTAAGTGCTACAACTGGGGAGATAAGAGCATTTAGTAATCCGCTAACTTCTGCCGCATTAGGCACAGTCATCAATACCACACCACATCCGGCAACACCAACAGGTACAAACGGCCCGAATGCTTTAGGATATAGCAATGCAACGGGTAAATTTTATTACGTTCAGGTTCAAGGAACCGCTTCCACAAATAATACATTTGTAAGTTATGATCCTACTACCAATACGTACGCAACTTTAGCAGGAACTACCGGAACAATTTTTAGAGGTACGGCAACCAATGATGGACTGGGATATTATGCAATAACTTCGACCAATGTTTTGAAATATTATAGCATTACCAATAATACATGGGCAACCATAGCTAGTAACTATGTCAATCAAAACGGAGTTAGCCTTAATACCCTTTTGAATGACAATGCCGGTGGTGATATTGCAATGGATGGAAATGGCAACTTATGGATTTTAGCAGGTGGCAACGGTTCACCAACAGCGTATGTGTTTAGAGTAAAAAGTGCAGTTCCGCAAACAAGTATGGGGTCTACACCTTTGGTATTAGAGCAGGTTCTGAAGCAAAATATGGGGGAAAATCCAAATGGTATTTCTTTCAATTCGGCAGGAGAATTATATATTTCTAACGGAACGAAATTGTTCCGTATGAATAACAATTTTACCGTTTCAGAAATAGGAAATATATCTCCAATGGGAGGGCAAGGAGATTTGGCAAGTTGTGCTTACCCACTGAATCCTTTTGCAATATCTGATTTCGGAGATGCACCCGATAGCTATAAAACCTTGCTTTCTTCAAACGGACCTCGTCACACCGCTTCTCAGTATGATGCTACAAACAATACCGCATCACTAATGATTGGCAGCACAATAGATTTAGAATTCGACGCTTATCCTAATGCCGATGCAAACGGTGATGACAATAATAATATAAATGATGAAAACAGTATGGTATTTCCCGCACTTACTACAGCTACTAACACTTATACAATCACGGTACCGGTAGTAAATTCTACAGGAACTGGCGCAACATTGAGAGGTTGGATCGATTTTAATAGAAACGGAACTTTCGATGCTTCCGAAGCTGTATCAGTGGCTGTACCAAATGGTGCAACAAATGCCATTCTAAGCTGGTCAGGATTATCTGGACTTTCTGCTGGGGAAACCTATTACAGATTAAGAATTGCTAAAAACAATGCAGATATCATACTCCCAACAGGTTCTGTATTTGGAGGTGAGGTAGAAGATGGAAGAATTACCATTACAAACGCAAATGGCTGTCCTGTAGTAATGGCAAATTTAACCCCATACAATAACGGAACTGCAAAATCCGAAGCTGTATTTGCCAACAACAATATCAGCATCGGAAATAACAGATTGAGTCTTACCCATACAACTACCTTGGCTGCATCTTTGTTTACTCCCAATAGAATTTCGGATGATCATTATAATGGCGAAACCGGTATTCAAATAGGACATAATCAATCATCTGGGCTTCCGGAATCACAAAAAATTGTGAGTACGCTGTCTTTTAATACACCAATTAGTTTGTTATCATTCACATTAAGCGATATAGACTATGGCGATAGGGTAAAGGTAAATGCTTATGATGAAAACAACAGCCTCATTACCTTAACACCTGCAAATTACTCTATTTATAACCCTGCAAATATTGGCGTTTCTGGCAACAGTTTTTATGATGCTCAATATCCTGTTGTTTTTGAAGCTGCCTCTGGAACACGCGAAGGAACTGTGAATGTTAATTTTCACGGAAAAAAAGTATCACGTGTTGTATTTGAATTCACTGATGATGCGATGCAGGGAGCGTACACCATTTCCAAAATTGCCGGCGAATATTGCGCAGTTTGTTATGAAGACCCAACCTTGGTTACAGGAGCAACGTACCCGGTGAAACACGGTATCACAACTCTTGGAAGAGCAGGAAAAACAAGTTCAGGAACAAATAATACAGCAAGCGATTGGCCAATGAACAAAAACTCTGCTTTCACCGTTTTGGAAAGTAAAAGTAAAGGTTTTGTGATTACCCGAATGACGAGCGATCCTGCACAAAGTTCTGCAATCAACCACATAAACAAGATTACCAATCCAGTTGTGGGAATGATGGTATTTGATACTTTTGCAGATAGTGGCAAAGGCTGTCTGAAAATCTATACAGGACCGGGGACAGGTGAAGGTTGGAAATGCTTCAACACTCAAGGTTGCCCTTAA
- a CDS encoding quinone-dependent dihydroorotate dehydrogenase: MYKSLIRPILFKFDPEEVHHFTFSMLKNFGFLTKLFLPKPIEDKRLEREVFGLKFKNPVGLAAGFDKNAVLFNELGDLGFGFVEIGTVTPKAQAGNPKKRLFRLIEDGGIINRMGFNNDGLQAAIQKLKGNKGKIIIGGNIGKNTDTTPENYTQDYLDCFEGLHPYVDYFVLNVSCPNVGSHAKLEDVEYLRELITAVKGINQTKVNPKPILLKIAPDLNNQQLDEIIELIADTKIDGIVVSNTSVNRENLKTSAETLEQIGNGGLSGKPIRERSTKMIKYLSDKSNRAFPIIGVGGIHSAKDAIEKLNAGATLVQLYTGFIYEGPQLINGINKEILTRAGRISR; this comes from the coding sequence ATGTACAAATCGCTCATTCGCCCAATTCTTTTCAAATTTGATCCTGAAGAAGTACACCACTTTACTTTTTCGATGCTCAAAAATTTCGGGTTTCTTACCAAATTATTCCTTCCGAAACCTATTGAAGATAAACGTCTTGAGAGAGAAGTTTTCGGATTGAAATTTAAAAATCCGGTTGGGTTGGCAGCTGGTTTTGATAAAAATGCAGTTTTATTCAATGAATTAGGTGATCTAGGATTTGGATTTGTAGAAATAGGAACGGTAACGCCAAAAGCTCAGGCCGGAAATCCTAAGAAAAGACTATTCCGTCTCATCGAAGATGGTGGAATCATCAACAGAATGGGTTTCAACAATGATGGTTTGCAGGCAGCGATTCAAAAACTGAAAGGCAACAAAGGAAAAATCATCATCGGTGGAAACATCGGAAAAAACACCGATACAACGCCGGAAAACTATACACAGGATTATCTTGACTGTTTTGAAGGTCTGCATCCTTACGTAGATTATTTTGTACTGAATGTAAGTTGTCCCAACGTTGGCAGCCACGCAAAACTGGAAGATGTCGAATACCTGAGAGAGTTGATAACAGCCGTGAAAGGAATTAATCAAACTAAAGTAAATCCAAAACCGATCCTTCTAAAAATCGCTCCGGACTTAAACAATCAGCAATTAGACGAGATTATTGAACTTATTGCCGATACAAAAATCGATGGAATTGTAGTTTCAAATACATCAGTCAACAGAGAAAACCTGAAAACTTCTGCAGAAACTTTAGAGCAAATCGGAAACGGTGGTTTGAGTGGAAAACCTATCCGTGAGCGCAGTACAAAAATGATTAAATATCTTTCGGATAAAAGCAACCGTGCGTTCCCAATCATTGGAGTCGGTGGAATTCACTCTGCAAAAGATGCGATTGAAAAACTGAATGCAGGGGCGACTTTGGTTCAGCTGTATACAGGTTTTATCTACGAAGGTCCACAGTTGATTAACGGTATTAATAAAGAAATTTTGACGAGAGCGGGTAGGATCTCCAGATAG
- a CDS encoding pseudouridine synthase: protein MLEILYRDEHLIAINKPSGLLVHKSFYSGEADTYAIQELRKQIGQKVYPVHRLDRKTSGVLLFTLDKDTLRLMSTQFEEKKVEKRYIAILRGWAKDEETIDYDLVNENEIKQNAVTYYRRLQTSEIDLPFLKHQTSRYCLVEAIPETGRFHQLRKHFKHILHPILGCRKHGCNKQNKLWLETFGISKMTLHAHQLAFNHPISNEKITLNATVDEDFKRVGDILKLDLSVYL, encoded by the coding sequence ATGTTAGAAATTCTGTATCGCGACGAACATCTTATTGCCATCAACAAACCCAGCGGACTCCTGGTTCATAAATCTTTCTATTCCGGAGAGGCAGACACTTACGCAATTCAGGAACTGAGAAAACAGATCGGACAAAAAGTGTATCCTGTTCACCGATTAGACAGAAAAACTTCAGGCGTTCTGCTTTTCACTTTAGATAAAGACACTTTGCGACTTATGAGCACTCAGTTTGAAGAGAAAAAGGTTGAAAAGCGATACATCGCCATTCTTCGTGGCTGGGCGAAAGATGAAGAAACCATCGATTACGATTTGGTGAATGAAAATGAAATTAAGCAGAACGCGGTTACATATTATCGTCGGTTACAGACTTCAGAAATAGATTTGCCTTTTTTAAAACATCAGACTTCAAGATATTGTCTGGTAGAAGCGATTCCAGAGACAGGACGGTTTCATCAGTTGAGAAAACATTTTAAACATATTCTGCATCCCATTTTAGGCTGTAGAAAACACGGCTGCAACAAGCAAAACAAATTGTGGCTTGAAACTTTTGGCATTTCAAAAATGACACTGCACGCGCATCAATTGGCTTTCAATCATCCTATTTCAAATGAAAAAATTACCTTGAACGCAACGGTTGATGAAGATTTCAAAAGAGTAGGGGATATTCTGAAACTCGATTTGAGTGTATATCTGTAA
- a CDS encoding DUF4177 domain-containing protein, translating to MKKRFEYKTVIIEPKGFWGTKYDPVEIDKILNQHGSEGWELVVAESRDYGGTFYGVIYTFKREL from the coding sequence ATGAAAAAAAGATTCGAGTATAAAACAGTTATTATTGAACCGAAAGGATTTTGGGGAACCAAATATGATCCTGTTGAAATTGATAAGATTTTAAATCAACACGGAAGTGAAGGCTGGGAATTGGTGGTCGCAGAAAGCAGGGATTACGGAGGAACCTTTTACGGTGTTATTTATACTTTTAAAAGAGAGTTGTAA
- a CDS encoding glycine--tRNA ligase has product MAKQDDVFKKVISHAKEYGFIFPSSEIYDGLSAVYDYGQNGAELKNNIKQYWWKAMVQLNENIVGIDSAILMHPTTWKASGHVDAFNDPLIDNKDSKKRFRADVLVEDYCAKIEDKENKEIEKAAKRFGESFDKAQFEATNPKILEYRAKRAEILSRLAKSLENEDLADVKSLIEELEIADPDTGSRNWTEVRQFNLMFGTKLGASADSAMDLYLRPETAQGIFVNFLNVQKTSRHRLPFGIAQIGKAFRNEIVARQFIFRMREFEQMEMQFFVAPGTEIEFYEQWKTKRLNWHRALGLGDENYRFHDHEKLAHYANAAADIEFNFPFGFKELEGIHSRTDFDLKAHEKFSGRKLQFFDPERNENYVPYVVETSVGLDRLFLSIFSHCLKDEVLEDGSERTVLSLPPALAPVKAAILPLMKKDGLAEYAENIFNDLKYDFNLFYEEKDAIGKRYRRQDAIGTPYCITIDHDSLTDHTVTIRDRDTMQQERVPVSELRRIIDEKTNFRNLLSKI; this is encoded by the coding sequence ATGGCAAAGCAAGACGATGTTTTCAAGAAAGTGATTTCTCACGCTAAAGAATATGGGTTTATTTTCCCTTCAAGTGAAATTTACGATGGTTTATCTGCAGTTTATGACTACGGACAAAACGGTGCAGAACTGAAAAACAATATCAAACAATACTGGTGGAAAGCGATGGTACAGTTGAACGAAAATATTGTGGGTATTGATTCGGCGATCCTGATGCACCCGACCACCTGGAAAGCCTCGGGCCACGTTGATGCTTTTAATGATCCTTTGATTGACAATAAAGATTCTAAAAAACGTTTCAGAGCGGATGTTTTGGTGGAAGATTACTGTGCGAAGATCGAGGATAAAGAAAATAAAGAGATTGAAAAAGCTGCCAAAAGATTTGGTGAGTCCTTCGATAAAGCTCAGTTTGAAGCGACGAATCCTAAAATTTTGGAATACCGTGCGAAGAGAGCTGAAATTCTTTCAAGATTGGCGAAATCTTTAGAAAATGAAGACCTTGCCGATGTAAAATCTTTAATTGAAGAACTGGAAATTGCTGATCCGGACACCGGTTCAAGAAACTGGACTGAGGTAAGACAATTTAATCTGATGTTTGGAACCAAACTGGGTGCTTCTGCAGATTCTGCGATGGATCTTTATTTGAGACCGGAAACTGCTCAGGGAATTTTTGTTAATTTTTTGAATGTACAGAAAACTTCGCGTCACAGACTTCCGTTTGGTATTGCTCAGATTGGTAAGGCGTTTAGAAATGAAATCGTTGCGAGACAGTTTATCTTCAGAATGCGTGAATTTGAACAGATGGAAATGCAGTTTTTTGTTGCTCCGGGAACTGAAATTGAATTCTACGAACAGTGGAAAACAAAACGTCTGAACTGGCACAGAGCGCTTGGTTTGGGTGATGAAAATTACAGATTCCACGACCATGAGAAACTGGCGCATTATGCAAATGCTGCGGCGGATATTGAATTTAATTTCCCGTTTGGATTTAAGGAACTGGAAGGTATTCACTCAAGAACCGATTTCGATTTGAAGGCGCATGAGAAATTCTCCGGAAGAAAATTACAGTTTTTCGATCCTGAGAGAAATGAAAATTATGTTCCTTATGTGGTGGAAACTTCTGTTGGTTTAGACAGATTATTCCTTTCTATATTCTCGCATTGCTTAAAAGATGAAGTACTGGAGGACGGTTCGGAAAGAACAGTTTTATCGTTACCTCCAGCGTTGGCTCCGGTAAAAGCAGCGATTCTTCCTTTGATGAAGAAAGATGGTTTGGCAGAATATGCTGAAAACATCTTCAATGATTTGAAATACGATTTTAATTTATTCTACGAAGAAAAAGATGCGATCGGAAAGCGTTACAGAAGACAGGATGCCATCGGAACGCCTTACTGTATCACAATTGACCACGATTCGTTAACCGATCACACAGTGACCATCAGAGACAGAGACACAATGCAGCAGGAAAGAGTTCCGGTTTCTGAACTGAGAAGAATTATCGATGAGAAAACGAATTTCAGAAATTTACTTTCTAAAATATAA
- a CDS encoding serine hydrolase domain-containing protein — protein sequence MIILFYITLFLVAVVILFYIFGYAYLFNGISKTYLRGKSSANIDDGKFFSKNVIETKSPKPWVKADNYNKEDLPKNIVDDLNLGNTASFLVIKDGKLLHEQYWKGYNKNSLTNSFSMAKAVTVMLLGKALEEGKIKDINDKFSDYFDEFKTKPSAENLTLKNLAQMESGLDWDEDYKNPFRPNAKAYYGKSLIDATFKRRFKEKSGERFEYQSGSTQLLGFAIKKAAGQTLASYLSEKFWIPLGMEQNAIWSTDKSGMEKTYCCIHATSRDFAKLGQLFLNDGEFDGQQLLNLDFINEMKNPTKKSSEIYGMGFWINNDNPIKHYYFLGLQGQYIIMIPEYKMVIVRTGSYNNLPKTDRGRPNQVRFLVNETVKHFS from the coding sequence ATGATTATTCTTTTTTATATTACTTTATTTCTGGTAGCTGTCGTGATTTTATTCTATATTTTCGGATATGCTTACCTCTTTAACGGTATTTCTAAAACCTATCTGCGTGGGAAATCCAGCGCTAATATTGACGATGGTAAATTCTTCAGCAAAAACGTCATTGAAACGAAATCTCCTAAACCTTGGGTTAAAGCTGATAATTACAACAAAGAAGACTTACCTAAAAATATAGTTGATGATTTAAATCTTGGTAACACCGCTTCATTTTTAGTCATAAAGGACGGAAAACTGTTACACGAACAGTATTGGAAAGGGTACAACAAAAATTCGCTAACCAACTCTTTTTCTATGGCGAAGGCAGTAACTGTGATGCTTTTGGGAAAAGCTTTGGAGGAAGGAAAAATTAAAGATATCAATGATAAATTTTCTGATTATTTTGATGAATTTAAAACCAAACCATCTGCAGAAAATTTAACTTTAAAAAATCTGGCTCAGATGGAATCCGGTTTGGATTGGGATGAAGATTATAAAAATCCTTTCCGGCCGAATGCCAAGGCTTATTATGGGAAAAGCCTTATTGATGCTACATTTAAAAGAAGATTTAAAGAAAAATCCGGCGAAAGATTCGAGTATCAAAGCGGATCGACTCAGCTTTTGGGTTTTGCCATAAAGAAAGCTGCTGGACAAACGCTGGCAAGTTATCTATCTGAAAAATTCTGGATTCCGCTCGGTATGGAGCAAAATGCCATTTGGAGCACGGATAAAAGTGGTATGGAGAAAACGTATTGCTGCATTCACGCCACTTCCAGAGATTTTGCAAAGCTCGGACAGCTATTTTTAAATGACGGTGAATTTGATGGTCAGCAGTTATTGAATCTTGATTTCATCAATGAAATGAAAAATCCGACCAAAAAATCAAGCGAAATTTATGGAATGGGTTTTTGGATTAATAACGATAACCCTATTAAACATTATTATTTCCTCGGACTTCAGGGGCAATATATTATTATGATTCCTGAATATAAAATGGTAATCGTGAGAACAGGAAGTTATAATAATCTGCCTAAAACAGACAGAGGAAGACCAAATCAGGTGAGGTTTTTGGTGAATGAAACAGTGAAGCATTTTTCTTAA
- a CDS encoding YdeI/OmpD-associated family protein — protein sequence MKNYNPKVDEYIEKAPEFAQPILNIIRDVVHECYPEIEEAIKWKFPTFMYKGKILCSMVSFKQYCSMGFWLHGEMQTIKNLKTDAEQTNMFSLGKITKMEELPKRPQLKKIIFEAMELTDMGVKLKKSAPSKTEIEVPDYFQNALNQNQKALEVFQKASPSFRKEYVNWIVEAKTETTRNKRMEQAIEWISEGKGRNWKYEKK from the coding sequence ATGAAAAATTACAACCCGAAAGTGGATGAGTACATTGAAAAAGCTCCGGAGTTTGCACAACCGATTTTAAACATAATTCGTGACGTTGTTCATGAATGTTATCCTGAAATCGAAGAAGCGATCAAATGGAAGTTCCCGACTTTTATGTACAAAGGGAAAATTCTCTGCTCGATGGTGTCGTTTAAACAATATTGCAGCATGGGGTTTTGGCTTCACGGTGAAATGCAGACCATAAAAAATCTCAAAACCGATGCCGAACAAACCAACATGTTCAGTCTCGGGAAGATTACGAAAATGGAAGAACTTCCGAAAAGACCTCAGCTCAAAAAAATCATCTTTGAAGCCATGGAACTGACCGATATGGGCGTTAAGCTAAAGAAATCAGCACCTTCAAAAACCGAAATTGAAGTTCCTGACTATTTTCAAAATGCTTTAAATCAAAATCAAAAAGCTTTGGAAGTTTTTCAAAAAGCATCACCTTCTTTCAGAAAAGAATATGTCAATTGGATTGTTGAAGCCAAAACCGAAACTACCCGGAACAAAAGAATGGAGCAGGCTATAGAATGGATTTCTGAAGGAAAAGGCAGGAACTGGAAATATGAGAAGAAATAG